The following are encoded together in the Nocardioides okcheonensis genome:
- a CDS encoding LysE/ArgO family amino acid transporter has product MFQVALTGLLTGLALIVAVGAQNAFLLRQGIRGEQVLPIVLTCLLSDIVAITAGVAGLGVVLERWPSVLPVAQVLGGLYLIAFGIHAAMRAWKPTALTTEGGAALTTGKAIMLTLALTWLNPHFYLDAVLMLGTVANSFGTDRWWFLSGTLVASLLWFFGLGYGARMLRGLFARPSAWRVLDSGIAVLMGVLGVGLLAH; this is encoded by the coding sequence ATGTTCCAGGTTGCACTCACCGGTCTCCTCACCGGACTCGCCCTCATCGTCGCCGTCGGCGCCCAGAACGCCTTCCTCCTGCGTCAGGGCATCCGCGGTGAACAGGTCCTGCCGATCGTGCTGACCTGCCTGCTCTCCGACATCGTCGCGATCACCGCGGGCGTCGCCGGGCTCGGCGTCGTCCTCGAGCGCTGGCCCTCGGTCCTGCCGGTCGCGCAGGTCCTCGGCGGGCTCTACCTGATCGCCTTCGGCATCCACGCCGCCATGCGCGCCTGGAAGCCCACCGCCCTCACCACCGAGGGCGGCGCCGCGCTGACCACGGGCAAGGCGATCATGCTGACCCTGGCGCTGACCTGGCTCAACCCGCACTTCTACCTCGACGCCGTCCTCATGCTCGGCACGGTGGCCAACAGCTTCGGCACCGACCGCTGGTGGTTCCTGTCCGGCACGCTGGTCGCCAGCCTGCTGTGGTTCTTCGGGCTCGGCTACGGCGCCCGGATGCTGCGTGGCCTCTTCGCCCGGCCGTCGGCCTGGCGCGTGCTCGACTCGGGCATCGCTGTCCTCATGGGCGTCCTCGGCGTCGGGCTGCTCGCCCACTGA
- a CDS encoding MarR family winged helix-turn-helix transcriptional regulator produces MTDDLSTLSSDLVVLAARLTRAVRREIEHPAGVRTLSLLDEMGPSGVTALAAADRCSQPTMTATVKALREQGLVERRPHPTDGRAHVVALSDAGRADLARIRRANADLVTARLADTHHTAEEVATAVAVLRDVLRPTPQEDTL; encoded by the coding sequence GTGACCGACGACCTCTCCACCCTCTCCAGCGACCTCGTCGTGCTCGCCGCCCGGCTCACCCGCGCGGTGCGACGCGAGATCGAGCACCCGGCGGGCGTACGCACCCTGTCGCTGCTCGACGAGATGGGCCCCTCCGGCGTGACCGCCCTCGCGGCGGCCGACCGGTGCAGCCAGCCGACCATGACGGCCACCGTCAAGGCGCTGCGCGAGCAGGGGCTCGTGGAGCGACGGCCGCACCCCACCGACGGGCGGGCCCACGTGGTCGCCCTCTCCGACGCCGGACGGGCCGACCTGGCCCGCATCCGTCGCGCGAACGCGGACCTGGTGACCGCGCGGCTGGCCGACACCCACCACACCGCCGAGGAGGTCGCCACCGCCGTCGCGGTGCTGCGCGACGTCCTCCGCCCGACCCCTCAGGAGGACACCCTGTGA
- a CDS encoding MFS transporter, giving the protein MSTSSPSSPSILRQPRAVWAVAFACVIAFMGIGLVDPILKEIAAQLEATPSQVSLLFTSYMAVMGVSMLITGVVSSRIGPKRTLLAGLALIIVSAALAGFSDSVGAVIGFRAGWGLGNALFVATALATIVSASAGSVGQAIILFEAALGLGIASGPLIGGLLGQVSWRGPFFGVSVLMTIALVATAFFLPSTPPTGHKTSILDPFRALRHRALLLLALVAIFYNLGFFTLMAAGPFALPTYSIMGIGWTFFGWGLLLALTSVWLAPLLQRRFGTLPTLTAVLALFSLDLAVMALGASSEVVVTVGIVVAGAFLGVTNTLVTEAVMGAAPVERPIASAAYSFVRFTGGAVGPYVALKLAENVDLHAPFWFGAAAVAVGVVVVAAGSRTIAAALSAAPEPHGVTEAESELVGDLA; this is encoded by the coding sequence GTGAGCACCAGCAGTCCGAGCAGTCCCTCGATCCTTCGCCAGCCCCGCGCCGTGTGGGCCGTGGCCTTCGCGTGCGTCATCGCCTTCATGGGCATCGGCCTGGTCGACCCGATCCTCAAGGAGATCGCCGCCCAGCTCGAGGCCACGCCCAGCCAGGTCTCCCTGCTCTTCACCAGCTACATGGCCGTCATGGGCGTCTCGATGCTCATCACCGGCGTGGTCTCGAGCCGGATCGGCCCGAAGCGCACCCTGCTCGCCGGTCTCGCCCTCATCATCGTCTCGGCCGCGCTCGCCGGCTTCTCCGACAGCGTCGGCGCCGTGATCGGCTTCCGCGCCGGGTGGGGCCTGGGCAACGCGCTCTTCGTCGCCACCGCGCTCGCCACCATCGTGAGCGCGTCGGCCGGCTCGGTCGGGCAGGCGATCATCCTGTTCGAGGCAGCGCTCGGCCTGGGCATCGCCTCCGGCCCGCTCATCGGCGGCCTGCTCGGCCAGGTCTCGTGGCGCGGCCCGTTCTTCGGCGTCTCGGTGCTGATGACGATCGCCCTCGTCGCGACCGCGTTCTTCCTGCCGTCCACTCCCCCGACCGGGCACAAGACGTCGATCCTCGACCCGTTCCGCGCCCTGCGCCACCGCGCGCTGCTGCTGCTCGCCCTGGTCGCGATCTTCTACAACCTCGGCTTCTTCACGCTGATGGCCGCCGGCCCGTTCGCGCTGCCGACGTACTCGATCATGGGCATCGGCTGGACGTTCTTCGGCTGGGGCCTGCTGCTCGCCCTCACCTCCGTCTGGCTCGCGCCGCTCCTGCAGCGCCGCTTCGGCACCCTGCCGACCCTCACCGCGGTCCTCGCGCTGTTCTCCCTCGACCTCGCGGTGATGGCGCTCGGCGCCTCGTCCGAGGTCGTCGTCACCGTCGGCATCGTCGTGGCGGGCGCCTTCCTCGGCGTCACGAACACCCTGGTCACCGAGGCCGTGATGGGCGCGGCCCCCGTCGAGCGCCCGATCGCGTCGGCGGCGTACTCGTTCGTCCGCTTCACCGGCGGCGCGGTCGGCCCGTACGTCGCGCTCAAGCTGGCCGAGAACGTCGACCTGCACGCGCCGTTCTGGTTCGGCGCGGCCGCGGTCGCGGTCGGCGTGGTCGTCGTGGCCGCCGGGTCGCGCACGATCGCCGCGGCGCTCTCCGCGGCGCCCGAGCCGCACGGGGTCACCGAGGCCGAGAGCGAGCTCGTCGGCGACCTGGCCTGA
- a CDS encoding helix-turn-helix domain-containing protein has translation MARRTAEDAEEQHGVTVHLDEVLAARGMTLTELAERVGVTVVNLSVLKNGRAKAVRFSTLTRVCRVLDCQPGDILRVEPGGD, from the coding sequence ATGGCCCGACGGACCGCCGAGGACGCCGAGGAGCAGCACGGCGTCACCGTCCACCTCGACGAGGTGCTCGCCGCCCGCGGCATGACCCTGACCGAGCTCGCGGAGCGCGTCGGGGTGACGGTGGTCAACCTCAGCGTGCTGAAGAACGGGCGCGCCAAGGCGGTGCGGTTCTCGACCCTGACGCGCGTCTGCCGCGTCCTGGACTGCCAGCCCGGCGACATCCTGCGCGTCGAGCCGGGCGGGGACTGA
- a CDS encoding DUF2975 domain-containing protein: MNTHPSRHDDPLRILEVLVGVVVTVMAVLALATVAGTVLGSGSVPGLDAEVCATASGDQLGFRQGEDGRTGPAHLDEGITWRADEVQVCDPDPDVATRALGGAGLLVWVGGPAVFFALLWRFLRRARREGVFADRVPGQLRTLGRVLLMWAALDLVLSGWVEAALVQRMTDSPFAVSATVPWVPLLLGVALLALAKVMEQAVEMRHDVEATI; this comes from the coding sequence ATGAACACGCACCCGTCGCGCCACGACGACCCGCTGCGGATCCTGGAGGTGCTGGTGGGCGTGGTCGTCACCGTCATGGCCGTGCTGGCGCTGGCGACGGTGGCCGGGACGGTCCTCGGCAGCGGGTCCGTGCCGGGGCTGGACGCCGAGGTGTGCGCGACCGCGTCCGGTGACCAGCTCGGCTTCCGCCAGGGGGAGGACGGGCGGACGGGGCCGGCCCACCTCGACGAGGGCATCACCTGGCGGGCGGACGAGGTCCAGGTCTGTGATCCCGACCCCGACGTCGCCACCCGCGCCCTCGGAGGTGCCGGCCTGCTGGTCTGGGTCGGCGGTCCCGCAGTCTTCTTCGCGCTGCTCTGGCGCTTCCTGCGTCGCGCCCGCCGCGAGGGCGTCTTCGCCGACCGCGTCCCCGGCCAGCTGCGGACCCTCGGACGGGTGCTGCTGATGTGGGCCGCCCTCGACCTGGTGCTCTCGGGATGGGTCGAGGCCGCGCTGGTCCAGCGGATGACGGACAGCCCGTTCGCGGTGAGCGCGACCGTGCCGTGGGTGCCGCTGCTGCTGGGCGTCGCGCTGCTCGCGCTCGCGAAGGTGATGGAGCAGGCCGTCGAGATGCGCCACGACGTCGAGGCCACGATCTGA
- the hppD gene encoding 4-hydroxyphenylpyruvate dioxygenase: protein MTTDIASTGGALTVDEMKADLSLEQLQQLVGLVEYDAESDPFPVTGWDAICFVVGNATQAAHYYASAWGMELVAYSGPENGNRDHKSFVLKSGSIRFVLSGAVSPDSDLVAHHARHGDGVVDIALEVPDVDQCIAQAVKAGATVLRQPENVSDEHGTVRVAAIATYGETRHTLVQRTVDGVTYAGPYLPGYVAVEPRWEKKADQPKRLFQALDHIVGNVELGEMDTWVDFYNRVMGFVNMAEFIGDDIATDYSALMSKVVANGNHRVKFPLNEPAVAKKKSQIDEYLEFYRGPGAQHLALATGDIIATVDALRANGVEFLNTPDSYYEDEELRARIGEVRVPIEELQERGILVDRDEDGYLLQIFTKPLGDRPTVFFELIERHGSLGFGKGNFKALFEAIEREQDKRGNL from the coding sequence ATGACGACTGACATCGCCTCGACCGGTGGCGCCCTGACCGTGGACGAGATGAAGGCCGACCTCTCCCTCGAGCAGCTCCAGCAGCTGGTCGGCCTCGTGGAGTACGACGCCGAGTCCGACCCCTTCCCGGTGACCGGCTGGGACGCGATCTGCTTCGTGGTCGGCAACGCCACCCAGGCCGCCCACTACTACGCCTCGGCCTGGGGCATGGAGCTCGTCGCCTACTCCGGCCCGGAGAACGGCAACCGCGACCACAAGTCGTTCGTGCTCAAGTCGGGCTCGATCAGGTTCGTGCTCAGCGGCGCCGTCTCGCCCGACAGCGACCTGGTCGCCCACCACGCCCGGCACGGCGACGGCGTGGTCGACATCGCGCTCGAGGTGCCCGACGTCGACCAGTGCATCGCGCAGGCGGTCAAGGCCGGCGCCACGGTGCTCCGCCAGCCCGAGAACGTCTCCGACGAGCACGGCACGGTCCGCGTCGCCGCGATCGCCACCTATGGCGAGACGCGCCACACGCTCGTGCAGCGCACGGTCGACGGCGTCACCTACGCCGGCCCGTACCTCCCCGGCTACGTCGCGGTCGAGCCGCGCTGGGAGAAGAAGGCCGACCAGCCCAAGCGCCTCTTCCAGGCCCTCGACCACATCGTCGGCAACGTCGAGCTCGGCGAGATGGACACCTGGGTCGACTTCTACAACCGCGTCATGGGCTTCGTGAACATGGCCGAGTTCATCGGCGACGACATCGCCACCGACTACTCCGCGCTCATGTCGAAGGTCGTCGCCAACGGCAACCACCGCGTGAAGTTCCCGCTCAACGAGCCGGCCGTGGCGAAGAAGAAGTCGCAGATCGACGAGTACCTCGAGTTCTACCGCGGCCCCGGCGCCCAGCACCTCGCGCTCGCGACCGGCGACATCATCGCCACCGTCGACGCGCTGCGCGCCAACGGCGTGGAGTTCCTCAACACCCCCGACTCCTACTACGAGGACGAGGAGCTGCGCGCGCGCATCGGCGAGGTGCGCGTGCCGATCGAGGAGCTGCAGGAGCGCGGCATCCTCGTCGACCGCGACGAGGACGGCTACCTCCTGCAGATCTTCACCAAGCCGCTCGGCGACCGCCCGACCGTGTTCTTCGAGCTGATCGAGCGCCACGGCTCGCTGGGCTTCGGCAAGGGCAACTTCAAGGCGCTCTTCGAGGCGATCGAGCGCGAGCAGGACAAGCGCGGCAACCTCTGA
- a CDS encoding Lrp/AsnC family transcriptional regulator, translating to MDEIDGKVIELFSGEPRLGVLEASRRLGIARGTVQARLDKLAAAGVITGWGPELSPEALGYPVTAFLTLEITQGAGHDVVAAHLSAIPEVLEAVTITGAGDMWARVVARSNADLQRVIDLVLTEPGIDRSTTVIALATQIPYRVVPLAGEAVSRPPA from the coding sequence GTGGACGAGATCGACGGCAAGGTGATCGAGCTGTTCTCCGGCGAGCCGCGACTGGGGGTGCTGGAGGCCAGCCGGCGCCTCGGCATCGCGCGCGGCACCGTCCAGGCGCGACTCGACAAGCTGGCCGCCGCCGGGGTGATCACCGGCTGGGGACCCGAGCTGTCGCCGGAGGCGCTCGGCTACCCGGTGACGGCGTTCCTCACCCTGGAGATCACGCAGGGCGCCGGCCACGACGTGGTCGCCGCCCACCTGTCGGCGATCCCCGAGGTGCTCGAGGCGGTCACCATCACCGGGGCCGGCGACATGTGGGCGCGGGTCGTCGCGCGCTCCAACGCCGACCTCCAGCGGGTGATCGACCTGGTCCTCACCGAGCCCGGCATCGACCGCTCGACGACGGTGATCGCGCTCGCGACCCAGATCCCCTACCGCGTGGTCCCGCTCGCGGGAGAGGCGGTCAGTCGCCCGCCCGCATGA
- a CDS encoding PaaI family thioesterase codes for MTQTQPFETDSRTVTWATPGQGDLTRLLELDGLGQLEAMRAGELPPPPIMDTLGMTDMRVERGRVVVEMPAAEFHYNPLGSVHGGVISTLLDTAAACSVHTTLAVGELYTSVDLTVKFLRPVTVGSGLLTCEGTVISRGRRTALAQAQLTDEAGRLVAHATSTCLIMRAGD; via the coding sequence ATGACGCAGACCCAGCCGTTCGAGACCGACAGCCGCACCGTCACCTGGGCCACGCCCGGACAGGGCGACCTCACCCGGCTGCTCGAGCTCGACGGCCTCGGCCAGCTCGAGGCGATGCGCGCCGGCGAGCTGCCGCCCCCGCCGATCATGGACACCCTCGGGATGACCGACATGCGCGTCGAGCGGGGGAGGGTCGTGGTCGAGATGCCGGCCGCGGAGTTCCACTACAACCCGCTCGGCAGCGTGCACGGCGGGGTGATCTCCACGCTGCTCGACACGGCGGCTGCCTGCTCGGTGCACACCACCCTCGCGGTCGGCGAGCTCTACACCTCGGTCGACCTGACGGTGAAGTTCCTGCGGCCCGTCACCGTGGGCTCGGGGCTGCTGACCTGCGAGGGCACCGTCATCAGCCGCGGACGTCGTACGGCCCTCGCGCAGGCGCAGCTCACCGACGAGGCCGGACGGCTGGTCGCGCACGCGACGTCGACCTGCCTGATCATGCGGGCGGGCGACTGA
- a CDS encoding winged helix-turn-helix transcriptional regulator, producing the protein MTDSPAALAWSTDNCTVGRAMEVLGERWTFVVLREVFNGVRRFDDMRRHAGIPRQVLTNRLALLVDAGILRREPYREPGQRERHEYRPTDKGFDLYPVLVAVRAWGDRYLADPEGSPVEFAHVGCGAEVEAVLRCRDGHEVTGRRDVATRPGPGVHPVRTA; encoded by the coding sequence ATGACGGACTCCCCTGCTGCGCTCGCGTGGTCGACCGACAACTGCACGGTCGGGCGCGCGATGGAGGTGCTCGGCGAGCGGTGGACGTTCGTGGTGCTGCGCGAGGTGTTCAACGGGGTGCGCCGCTTCGACGACATGCGCCGCCACGCCGGCATCCCCCGCCAGGTGCTGACCAACCGCCTGGCCCTGCTCGTCGACGCCGGCATCCTGCGACGCGAGCCCTACCGCGAGCCGGGGCAGCGCGAGCGCCACGAGTACCGACCGACCGACAAGGGCTTCGACCTCTACCCCGTCCTGGTCGCCGTCCGCGCGTGGGGCGACCGCTACCTCGCCGACCCCGAGGGCTCCCCCGTCGAGTTCGCGCACGTCGGCTGCGGCGCCGAGGTCGAGGCGGTGCTGCGCTGCCGCGACGGCCACGAGGTCACCGGCCGGCGCGACGTCGCCACCCGCCCCGGGCCCGGCGTGCACCCGGTCCGGACAGCCTGA
- a CDS encoding IclR family transcriptional regulator has translation MPSETSQTLDRGLRALKVLADTPEGLTITELSHRLEVNRTVVYRLISTLEQHGLVRRDARSRLFVGLGVLQLASAVQPLLRDLAMPVLRSLAEALGSTAHLTVADGDEALALAVVEPTWTDFHVAYRVGARHPLSQGAAGKAIALLEGSDAAYAVTSGELQSGARGLAAPVRGVDGLRASVGVVTLAEAIDEDVVAPQVIEAARLVAERLR, from the coding sequence ATGCCCTCGGAGACCTCGCAGACCCTCGACCGCGGACTGCGGGCGCTGAAGGTGCTCGCGGACACGCCGGAGGGCCTGACCATCACCGAGCTGTCGCACCGGCTCGAGGTCAACCGGACGGTCGTCTACCGGCTGATCAGCACCCTCGAGCAGCACGGGCTCGTACGCCGTGACGCCCGCTCGCGGCTGTTCGTGGGCCTCGGGGTGCTCCAGCTCGCCAGCGCCGTCCAGCCGCTGCTGCGCGACCTCGCGATGCCGGTGCTGCGCTCGCTGGCCGAGGCGCTCGGCTCGACCGCCCACCTCACGGTCGCCGACGGCGACGAGGCGCTCGCGCTCGCCGTGGTCGAGCCGACCTGGACCGACTTCCACGTCGCCTACCGCGTCGGTGCCCGCCACCCGCTGTCGCAGGGCGCGGCCGGCAAGGCGATCGCCCTGCTCGAGGGCAGCGACGCGGCCTACGCCGTCACCAGCGGCGAGCTGCAGAGCGGCGCGCGCGGGCTCGCGGCGCCGGTGCGCGGCGTCGACGGGCTGCGGGCCAGCGTCGGCGTGGTGACGCTCGCCGAGGCGATCGACGAGGACGTCGTGGCGCCGCAGGTGATCGAGGCCGCGCGCCTCGTGGCCGAGCGGCTGCGCTGA
- a CDS encoding DEAD/DEAH box helicase: MTGRPEAPLPPAWPDRAAWGTAPSLRAWQQAAMDLYQSRQPQDFLAVATPGAGKTTFALTVAADLLSRRVVDRITVVAPTEHLKTQWAEAAARAGIPIDPAYSAGKGKTSDDYVGIAVTYAGVAVNPLAMRIRTERFKTLVILDEIHHAGDALSWGEGVRESFDPATRRLALTGTPFRSDINPIPFVSYAPGDDGVPVSSADFTYGYAHALSDHVVRPVLFMAYSGEMQWRTRAGDEVVARLGEPLTKDMHAQALRTALDPRGSWIPAVLEAADRRLSEVRRHVPDAGGLVIAGDQETARAYAAILKKVSGESPTVVLSDEKGSSKKIEKFTHSEDRWMVAVRMVSEGVDVPRLAVGVWATTVSTPLFFAQAVGRFVRARSRGETATVFLPSAPHLLEFASDMEAQRDHVLGRKVTDDDDIFAAEEDLLAAANAEEGASGELEMSWEALGSTASFDHVLYDGAQFGHSGEVHVGSEEEMDFLGIPGLLEPDQVRELLHSRQSERARKQKASGVEDRVVDSVEQLSTHQQLGVLRRELNGLVAAWHHRTGQAHGITHNALRKECGGPPAAVANADQLHERINRIREWAVKQTS; this comes from the coding sequence GTGACGGGGCGCCCCGAGGCGCCGCTGCCCCCCGCGTGGCCCGACCGGGCCGCCTGGGGCACCGCGCCCTCCCTCCGCGCCTGGCAGCAGGCCGCGATGGACCTCTACCAGTCGCGCCAGCCGCAGGACTTCCTCGCCGTGGCGACGCCCGGCGCCGGCAAGACGACGTTCGCGCTGACCGTCGCCGCCGACCTGCTCAGCCGCCGCGTGGTCGACCGGATCACCGTCGTCGCGCCGACCGAGCACCTCAAGACCCAGTGGGCCGAGGCCGCGGCGCGCGCCGGCATCCCGATCGACCCGGCGTACTCCGCGGGCAAGGGCAAGACCTCCGACGACTACGTCGGCATCGCGGTGACCTACGCCGGCGTCGCGGTCAACCCGCTCGCCATGCGGATCCGCACCGAGCGGTTCAAGACCCTCGTCATCCTCGACGAGATCCACCACGCCGGTGACGCCCTGTCCTGGGGCGAGGGCGTGCGTGAGTCGTTCGACCCCGCCACCCGCCGCCTGGCGCTGACCGGCACGCCGTTCCGCTCCGACATCAACCCGATCCCGTTCGTGAGCTACGCCCCCGGCGACGACGGCGTCCCGGTGTCGTCCGCCGACTTCACCTACGGCTACGCCCACGCGCTGTCCGACCACGTCGTGCGCCCCGTGCTGTTCATGGCGTACTCCGGGGAGATGCAGTGGCGCACCCGCGCCGGCGACGAGGTCGTCGCCCGCCTCGGCGAGCCGCTGACGAAGGACATGCACGCCCAGGCGCTGCGCACGGCCCTCGACCCCCGGGGGTCGTGGATCCCCGCCGTGCTCGAGGCCGCCGACCGCCGGCTGTCCGAGGTGCGCCGCCACGTCCCCGACGCCGGCGGGCTGGTGATCGCCGGCGACCAGGAGACCGCCCGCGCCTATGCCGCGATCCTGAAGAAGGTCTCGGGGGAGTCCCCGACGGTCGTGCTGTCGGACGAGAAGGGCTCGTCGAAGAAGATCGAGAAGTTCACCCACTCCGAGGACCGCTGGATGGTCGCGGTCCGGATGGTGTCCGAGGGCGTCGACGTGCCGCGGCTCGCCGTCGGCGTGTGGGCCACCACCGTCTCCACGCCGCTGTTCTTCGCCCAGGCCGTCGGCCGCTTCGTGCGCGCCCGGTCGCGCGGCGAGACCGCGACGGTCTTCCTCCCGTCGGCGCCGCACCTGCTCGAGTTCGCCTCCGACATGGAGGCCCAGCGCGACCACGTGCTCGGCCGCAAGGTCACCGACGACGACGACATCTTCGCCGCCGAGGAGGACCTGCTCGCCGCGGCCAACGCCGAGGAGGGTGCGTCCGGCGAGCTCGAGATGTCGTGGGAGGCGCTCGGCTCGACCGCGTCGTTCGACCACGTCCTCTACGACGGCGCCCAGTTCGGCCACTCCGGCGAGGTGCACGTCGGCTCGGAGGAGGAGATGGACTTCCTCGGCATCCCGGGCCTGCTCGAGCCCGACCAGGTGCGCGAGCTGCTCCACTCGCGCCAGAGCGAGCGCGCGCGCAAGCAGAAGGCCAGCGGCGTGGAGGACCGGGTGGTCGACTCCGTCGAGCAGCTCAGCACCCACCAGCAGCTCGGCGTGCTGCGCCGCGAGCTCAACGGCCTCGTCGCCGCATGGCACCACCGCACCGGCCAGGCCCACGGCATCACCCACAACGCGCTGCGCAAGGAGTGCGGTGGGCCGCCGGCGGCGGTCGCCAACGCCGACCAGCTCCACGAGCGGATCAACCGGATCCGCGAGTGGGCGGTGAAGCAGACCTCCTGA
- a CDS encoding DUF3039 domain-containing protein yields the protein MSTIGFSPGSQTVEERQTVPTDEGDHERFSHYVPKDKLTEAMVMGTPVIALCGKVWVPSRAPEKFPVCPDCKEIWESMKPGGDGNDGSGPEA from the coding sequence ATGAGCACCATCGGATTCTCCCCGGGCAGCCAGACGGTCGAAGAGCGTCAGACGGTCCCGACCGATGAGGGCGACCACGAGCGGTTCTCCCACTACGTCCCCAAGGACAAGCTCACCGAGGCGATGGTCATGGGCACCCCCGTGATCGCCCTGTGCGGCAAGGTGTGGGTGCCGTCGCGCGCGCCGGAGAAGTTCCCGGTGTGCCCGGACTGCAAGGAGATCTGGGAGTCGATGAAGCCGGGCGGCGACGGCAACGACGGCTCGGGTCCCGAGGCGTGA